The genomic stretch TTGCCGAAATTACACCATGCTTTAGAAAACCCGAAAGCGCGCCTGCGGTATCCGGTGACGCTGGTCGCCCATGCGCTCGCCGTACTCAAACGCCTTTTGCCGTCGCGTTTGCTGGACACAATATTGCGCGGAAACAGCTAAGTAAAAGCTGCCTGGGGGGTTGAAGCCGTAAAAGCTGCCCCCATTTGCTCTTAAATACTTTAATTTTCTATACCCTAAATAATTCGAGTTGCAGGAAGGCGGCAAGCTCGTGAATCCCGGGAGCTTAGATAACTAAGTGACCGGGATGAATGAGCGCAGCCAACGCATCAGCAGTTCGAAGTATGACGGGTAGCGGAGAGACAGAATTCATGCTTGCACAACCTACTGTTATCGATGTCAACGAAACCAACCTGCATCAGACGCTGGAACAATCCATGTCGGTGCCGGTGATGTTCTACTTCTGGTCTGAACGCAGCCAGCATTGCCTGCAACTGGGCCCTATTCTAGACCAACTGGCGGCGGAATATGCCGGTCAGCTGGTTCTGGCGAAAGTGGACTGCGATGCCGAGCAGATGATTGCCCAGCAGTTTGGCCTGCGTTCTATCCCGGCGGTTTACCTGTTCAAAGACGGTCAGCCTGTTGATGGTTTCCAGGGGCCGCAGCCGGAAGAAGTGATCCGCGAATTGCTGCAAAAAGTTCTGCCGAAAGAAGAAGAGCTTAAACTCGCTCAGGCGCAGGAACTGTTGCTGGCAGGTAACGCGGCTGAAGCTTTGCCGCTGCTGAAAGACGCGTGGCAGTTGAGCAATTACCGCAGTGATATCGGTTTGTTGCTGGCAGAAACCCAGATCCAGCTCAACCGTTCCGACGACGCGGAAGCCGTGCTGGCAACCATTCCGTTGCAGGATAAAGATTCCCGTTATCAGGGGCTGATTGCCCAGATTGAACTGCTGAAACAGGCGGCTGACACCCCTGAAATTCAGCTGCTGCAACAGGAATTACAGCAAGATCCTGAGAACGCCGATCTGGTGGTCAAACTCAGCCTGCAACTGCATCAGGTCGGGCGTAACGAAGAAGCGCTGGAACTGCTGATGGCACCGCTGAAAAAAGATTTAGGTGCGGCAAACGGCGCAGCGCGCAAAACGCTGATGGATATCATGGCGGCACTCGGTACCGGCGACGCGCTGGCAGCAAAATATCGTCGCCAGTTATATTCCCTGCTGTACTGATTCACGCTAAAAATTTCTTACGCACGTCGGGCACTCCCCCCCTCCTGACGTGCGTTTTTTTTCGTCTTTTGCCCTGCCTTTTATCCCCTGAACTATCCTTATTAATACGACG from Rahnella sikkimica encodes the following:
- a CDS encoding co-chaperone YbbN, with the translated sequence MLAQPTVIDVNETNLHQTLEQSMSVPVMFYFWSERSQHCLQLGPILDQLAAEYAGQLVLAKVDCDAEQMIAQQFGLRSIPAVYLFKDGQPVDGFQGPQPEEVIRELLQKVLPKEEELKLAQAQELLLAGNAAEALPLLKDAWQLSNYRSDIGLLLAETQIQLNRSDDAEAVLATIPLQDKDSRYQGLIAQIELLKQAADTPEIQLLQQELQQDPENADLVVKLSLQLHQVGRNEEALELLMAPLKKDLGAANGAARKTLMDIMAALGTGDALAAKYRRQLYSLLY